A genomic window from Macadamia integrifolia cultivar HAES 741 unplaced genomic scaffold, SCU_Mint_v3 scaffold1992, whole genome shotgun sequence includes:
- the LOC122065392 gene encoding GTPase LSG1-1-like, producing the protein MGKNEKTGLGRALVRHHNQMIQQSKEKGRFYRNQQKRVLESVTEVNDIDAVIEQAEEADRLYSVENPVPNLLIDLDAKPGMTPEERREQQKIEEALYASSLRVPRRPPWNAGMSVEELDDNERQAFLTWRRSLARLEENEKLVLTPFEKNLDIWRQLWRVLERSDLLVMVVDARDPLFYRCPDLEAYAREIDEHKRTLLLVNKADLLPFAVREKWAEYFHLYGILFLFWSAKAASVALEGKKLGGLWEKQSTSDGADTDTKIYGRDELLARLQSEAEAIASARRGRRTSHAHLVNVINTSSSSKPVVVGFVGYPNVGKSSTINALVGEKRTGVTSTPGKTKHFQTLIISDELMLCDCPGLVFPSFSSSRYEMIASGVLPIDRMTEHREAVQVVANRVPRHAIETVYNITLPKPKPYELQSRPPLASELLRAFCSSRGYVASSGLPDETRAARLILKDYIDGKLPHFEMPNVTSDEDTKDLDAAEPSSSAAYESNSEDEDHSHDEESNSNLEHVLNDLDSFDLSNGLAPTKAAVVKKKPSAAPHKQHKKPQKKKDRSWRVVNDGGDGMPVVRVFQKTVNVGPLRAG; encoded by the exons ATGGGGAAGAACGAGAAAACGGGGCTAGGGCGAGCGCTGGTGAGGCACCACAACCAAATGATCCAGCAATCCAAGGAGAAGGGACGATTCTACAGGAACCAGCAGAAGCGAGTCCTTGAGTCTGTGACGGAAGTAAACGACATCGACGCCGTCATCGAGCAGGCCGAAGAGGCTGATCGCCTCTACTCTGTCGAGAACCCCGTCCCTAACCTTCTCATCGACCT GGACGCCAAACCTGGCATGACGCCCGAGGAAAGGAGAGAGCAACAGAAGATAGAGGAGGCATTGTACGCGAGCAGTCTTCGAGTACCTCGCAG GCCACCTTGGAACGCTGGCATGTCCGTGGAGGAGCTCGATGACAATGAGAGACAGGCTTTCTTAACATGGCGCCGAAGTCTTGCAAG ACTTGAGGAGAATGAGAAACTTGTTCTTACGCCCTTTGAGAAGAATCTGGATATCTGGAGGCAGCTGTGGCGGGTGCTTGAACGAAGTGATTTG CTTGTAATGGTTGTTGATGCACGTGATCCATTGTTCTACCGCTGCCCTGATCTTGAG GCATATGCACGTGAGATTGATGAACACAAAAGAACTTTGCTGCTTGTTAACAAGGCAGACCTTTTACCCTTTGCTGTCAG GGAGAAATGGGCAGAGTACTTTCATCTATATGGGATTCTCTTTTTATTCTGGTCAGcaaaagctgcttctgtggcTCTGGAAGGGAAAAAGTTGGGTGGTCTTTGGGAGAAGCAAAGCACATCAGATGGAGCAGACACCGATACCAAAATTTATGGAAGGGATGAACTTTTGGCCCGCTTACAGTCTGAAGCAGAGGCTATAGCATCAGCTAGAAGGGGTCGACGCACAAGTCATGCTCATTTGGTCAATGTTATTAATACATCAAGTTCCTCTAAGCCTGTTGTGGTGGGGTTTGTGGGCTATCCTAATGTGGGGAAGAGCTCCACAATTAATGCCTTGGTGGGTGAGAAACGAACTGGTGTAACCTCAACTCCAGGGAAGACGAAACATTTCCAGACATTAATAATATCTGATGAGCTGATGCTGTGTGACTGTCCTGGTTTGGTGTTCCCATCTTTCTCCAGCTCGAGATATGAGATGATTGCATCAGGAGTGTTGCCAATTGATCGAATGACTGAACATAGGGAGGCTGTACAAGTTGTAGCCAATCGAGTTCCTAGGCACGCTATCGAGACTGTTTATAATATCACTTTGCCCAAACCAAAGCCATATGAACTGCAATCTAGGCCTCCATTGGCATCAGAGCTTTTGAGGGCCTTCTGCAGCTCTCGTGGATATGTAGCTTCAAGTGGACTGCCAGATGAGACTAGGGCAGCACGCCTAATTTTGAAGGACTACATTGACGGGAAGCTGCCTCACTTTGAAATGCCCAATGTAACGTCTGATGAGGACACCAAGGACCTAGATGCTGCTGAACCTAGCTCCTCTGCTGCATATGAATCCAATTCTGAAGATGAAGATCATTCACATGATGAAGAATCAAACTCCAACCTTGAGCATGTGCTGAATGATCTCGACTCATTTGACTTGTCCAATGGGCTAGCTCCCACCAAGGCTGCTGTTGTCAAGAAGAAGCCATCAGCTGCACCCCACAAACAGCACAAGAAacctcaaaagaaaaaggaccgATCATGGAGGGTTGTAAATGATGGTGGGGATGGAATGCCGGTGGTAAGAGTCTTCCAGAAGACGGTGAATGTAGGTCCTCTAAGGGCTGGATAA
- the LOC122065390 gene encoding suppressor protein STP22 of temperature-sensitive alpha-factor receptor and arginine permease-like isoform X1 has protein sequence MGEEEEEPNLPPSPHRPSSSSQPTTNGEDAPPSPPPPPPPPPQPRFDPSRMIGIIKRKALIKDLAAVYHAECLSYCQQLLELQKKREEVPYYKAYVCINRTTVYHQDVMMGLIAFSVSISICGKESF, from the exons atgggtgaagaagaagaagaacctaatCTCCCTCCTTCTCCTCATCGTCCTTCGTCGTCCTCTCAGCCAACCACAAATGGAGAGGAtgctcctccttctcctcctcctcctcctcctccaccaccacagCCACGATTCGATCCCAGCCGAA TGATTGGCATTATCAAAAGGAAAGCCCTGATAAAAGATCTAGCAGCTGTATACCATGCGGAATGTCTTTCTTACTGTCAACAACTTTTGGAGCTCCAAAAGAAACGGGAAGAG GTCCCATATTACAAAGCTTATGTGTGTATCAACAGGACTACAGTATATCATCAAGATGTGATGATGGGATTGATTGCCTTCTCAGTTAGCATAT CCATTTGTGGGAAAGAAAGCTTTTGA
- the LOC122065390 gene encoding amyloid beta A4 precursor protein-binding family B member 1-interacting protein-like isoform X2: MGEEEEEPNLPPSPHRPSSSSQPTTNGEDAPPSPPPPPPPPPQPRFDPSRMIGIIKRKALIKDLAAVYHAECLSYCQQLLELQKKREEPFVGKKAFEEVRKETLRPPKRQKKNSERRK; encoded by the exons atgggtgaagaagaagaagaacctaatCTCCCTCCTTCTCCTCATCGTCCTTCGTCGTCCTCTCAGCCAACCACAAATGGAGAGGAtgctcctccttctcctcctcctcctcctcctccaccaccacagCCACGATTCGATCCCAGCCGAA TGATTGGCATTATCAAAAGGAAAGCCCTGATAAAAGATCTAGCAGCTGTATACCATGCGGAATGTCTTTCTTACTGTCAACAACTTTTGGAGCTCCAAAAGAAACGGGAAGAG CCATTTGTGGGAAAGAAAGCTTTTGAGGAGGTGAGAAAGGAGACATTAAGGCCACCCAAACGTCAGAAGAAGAACTCTGAAAGAAGGAAGTAA